In the Leptospiraceae bacterium genome, one interval contains:
- the cas3 gene encoding CRISPR-associated helicase Cas3', producing the protein MEKLWAKRFDEKIKNKEELYLVPHLKAVELAGKKLSQSIGKNVLHSVGLESVVWQERLNIILPLSCLLHDLGKANDWFQKMITNNIRERQPIRHEFLSIILILRSEKKLRNFILKRISSLGSKFTEPLINSIYSGILAHHLKFDRELKKACLGMFGDGGYPTELIAYTNHSDFDSLFGEDKPNNDFFFSFLPNHKNIKYKYILDYIEKFQEISDEWESFLKQNSDWLIFSTILKPLVICADVIASALVPEGIKYEDWIGKSLNNFIQKNDLEKIIQERLNGLSPREFQKKISDSKERVTLVEAGCGSGKTIGAYLWALSNAENHKLYFCYPTTRTATEGYLGYVNHAGYEAELIHSRSDVDLDGIQNTGDDEDNSVISDKIHALTTYHPKIIICTIDTVLSLMKNGRKSILSFPSIATGIFVFDEIHSFNDEMFQVMVSFINLFKNIKFLLMSASLQPERKDLLKREFTTLTEIESPRDLMELKRYKFNSKRDSLSLIEDAKLHADDKKILIVVNTVGRAQAISRELNASGYNVKIYHSRYKYIDRVNRHKEFIEAFKDSAPSVIGIATQVAEMSLDIDSDILLIELAPIPSLIQRLGRLNRRTSPEKPIASRDVFFYELADPIRAINKPYSKEELELGRKWIQKLVSINEISQNDLQNSFLGLNSSEEGLDLAPYYDFTKPNFFFIPATEGLRGASNTINCIIQSDIELITNRKEKLENLIIPMTMNNKLDMNTLNLYKHAFIIPNKLIEYDSIEGAEWQN; encoded by the coding sequence ATGGAAAAATTGTGGGCGAAAAGATTTGATGAAAAAATTAAGAACAAAGAAGAATTGTATTTAGTTCCACATCTTAAAGCAGTTGAGTTAGCTGGGAAAAAGTTAAGTCAGTCCATCGGGAAAAATGTATTACACTCAGTTGGCTTAGAATCAGTTGTTTGGCAAGAGCGGCTAAATATAATTTTACCCTTATCTTGTCTTCTGCATGATTTAGGAAAAGCTAATGACTGGTTTCAGAAAATGATAACCAATAATATACGTGAAAGACAGCCGATTCGACATGAATTTCTATCTATTATTCTCATTCTTCGCTCTGAAAAGAAGCTAAGAAACTTTATTCTAAAAAGAATATCTTCTCTAGGTTCTAAATTTACTGAACCGCTTATCAATTCAATTTATAGTGGGATTTTAGCACATCATTTGAAGTTTGATAGAGAACTAAAGAAAGCATGTTTAGGTATGTTTGGTGATGGAGGTTATCCGACAGAATTAATTGCATATACAAATCATTCTGATTTTGATTCATTGTTTGGAGAAGATAAACCTAATAATGATTTCTTTTTTTCATTTTTGCCTAATCATAAAAATATAAAATACAAATATATTCTTGATTATATAGAAAAATTTCAAGAGATTAGCGATGAATGGGAATCTTTTTTGAAACAGAATTCGGATTGGTTAATCTTCTCCACAATCTTAAAGCCTTTAGTTATTTGTGCTGATGTAATTGCAAGTGCTCTCGTTCCAGAGGGAATTAAGTATGAAGATTGGATAGGTAAATCACTCAATAATTTCATTCAAAAAAATGACTTAGAAAAAATTATTCAAGAAAGACTCAATGGATTATCACCTAGAGAATTTCAGAAAAAAATTTCTGATTCTAAAGAACGAGTAACTTTAGTAGAAGCAGGTTGCGGTTCTGGAAAAACGATTGGAGCGTATCTCTGGGCACTGAGTAATGCAGAAAATCATAAGTTGTACTTTTGTTATCCGACAACACGAACTGCAACAGAAGGTTATCTTGGTTATGTGAATCATGCCGGATACGAAGCCGAGTTGATTCACTCTCGTTCTGATGTTGATTTAGATGGAATTCAAAATACAGGTGATGATGAGGATAATTCCGTTATATCCGATAAAATTCATGCTCTTACAACATACCATCCAAAAATTATAATCTGTACAATTGATACAGTTTTATCCCTGATGAAAAATGGCAGAAAATCCATTTTATCATTTCCATCTATCGCCACAGGAATATTTGTATTCGATGAAATTCATTCCTTTAATGATGAAATGTTTCAAGTCATGGTTAGTTTTATCAATCTATTCAAAAATATAAAATTTCTGTTAATGAGCGCATCATTACAACCCGAAAGAAAGGATTTATTAAAAAGAGAATTTACGACTCTAACAGAAATTGAATCGCCGCGCGATTTAATGGAATTGAAAAGGTATAAGTTTAATTCTAAAAGAGATAGTTTATCTTTAATTGAGGACGCTAAATTACATGCAGATGATAAGAAAATTTTAATCGTAGTAAATACAGTTGGGAGAGCACAGGCAATTTCTCGAGAGTTAAACGCAAGCGGTTATAATGTAAAAATTTACCACAGCAGATATAAATATATAGATAGGGTGAATAGACATAAGGAATTTATAGAAGCGTTTAAAGACTCGGCTCCATCGGTGATTGGTATTGCCACTCAAGTTGCAGAAATGTCTTTAGACATTGACTCAGATATATTGCTTATCGAGCTTGCACCTATTCCTTCTTTAATCCAAAGACTTGGCAGATTAAATCGAAGGACAAGTCCTGAAAAGCCTATAGCTAGTCGAGATGTGTTTTTTTATGAATTAGCTGATCCGATTAGAGCTATCAATAAACCATACAGTAAAGAAGAGTTAGAGTTGGGAAGAAAATGGATTCAAAAACTTGTGAGTATAAATGAAATTAGCCAGAATGATTTACAAAATTCTTTTCTAGGATTAAACTCTTCTGAGGAAGGATTAGATTTAGCCCCATACTACGACTTTACAAAGCCCAATTTCTTTTTCATTCCTGCTACAGAAGGTTTGCGCGGGGCAAGTAATACAATTAATTGCATTATCCAAAGTGACATCGAACTTATCACAAATAGAAAAGAAAAATTAGAGAATCTTATAATCCCAATGACAATGAACAATAAGCTAGATATGAATACTTTGAATTTATACAAGCATGCCTTTATTATTCCAAATAAACTAATAGAATATGATTCAATAGAAGGTGCAGAATGGCAGAACTAA
- the cas8a1 gene encoding type I-MYXAN CRISPR-associated Cas8a1/Cmx1, protein MAELKLSLSNPGMSDLHKVGLGGLYMTLQSLEQKKKKISGLEFTLNETSVILNFDDRKLGKALEELIKYSFQIDKTGFFYFPALELGGKQPIENKLINQRNLLSSFLQPTLFSSNTKKAIQKNFAGEDQRPIVLNFQGVISYSSQLAASFLYNSKKKIFENEIEIKNWLYIGGSVKHAGLGNNTVLSERIETLFPLLYAIIGCVYVYVKIFDPHLKSKIRACIVIPQIDNLEIFSQIRSKVALSTELKLTMAGLSESALYLSNEYAHILKSKLKKFPMITVIGIGDTKWNSTQKSKNFVHKIKLDKEDKLNQYAFISKVLKSTIRELKEEKDKQGKIKKPKSTYISVPMSKELFCENIINGKEFYYNFHKLVKPSKDKSGNLFYKIKYETKELNEMIKKIEFDHEAERIFVEACHTAWKRRLGKLGGDTKKSGGGSFGNLVARDFERLRVALVKSKNLESFRETITDFWSRAGNIPELRDNWNKVMVFFENENWKKGRDLALLALVSYKAENKNEDEALNSITKITEEGDNNE, encoded by the coding sequence ATGGCAGAACTAAAATTATCCCTATCCAATCCTGGAATGAGCGACTTACACAAAGTTGGCTTAGGTGGATTGTATATGACTCTACAATCATTAGAACAGAAAAAGAAAAAGATTTCTGGATTAGAATTCACTTTGAATGAAACAAGCGTTATCCTCAACTTTGATGATAGGAAATTAGGCAAAGCACTAGAGGAATTAATCAAATATTCTTTTCAAATTGATAAAACTGGTTTCTTTTATTTTCCCGCTTTGGAATTGGGCGGTAAGCAGCCGATTGAGAATAAATTGATTAATCAACGAAATCTTCTTTCTAGTTTTCTCCAACCAACTCTTTTCAGTTCAAACACTAAAAAAGCAATTCAGAAAAACTTTGCAGGCGAAGACCAAAGACCAATAGTTCTTAATTTTCAAGGTGTAATATCCTATAGCAGTCAACTTGCGGCTTCATTTCTGTATAATTCCAAGAAGAAAATTTTTGAAAATGAAATTGAAATAAAGAACTGGCTTTATATCGGTGGCTCTGTTAAGCATGCTGGCTTAGGGAATAATACAGTTTTATCGGAAAGAATTGAAACTCTTTTTCCTTTGCTTTATGCGATTATAGGTTGTGTATATGTTTACGTTAAAATTTTTGATCCTCATTTAAAATCAAAAATTAGAGCTTGTATAGTAATTCCACAAATTGACAATTTAGAAATTTTCTCCCAAATTCGTAGTAAAGTTGCATTATCCACTGAATTAAAACTTACAATGGCTGGACTTTCTGAATCTGCTCTCTATTTATCAAACGAATATGCTCACATATTAAAATCTAAACTAAAAAAATTTCCCATGATAACTGTGATAGGAATTGGCGATACAAAATGGAACTCCACGCAAAAAAGTAAAAACTTTGTTCATAAAATTAAATTAGATAAAGAAGACAAATTAAATCAATACGCTTTCATTTCCAAGGTTTTAAAATCAACTATTAGAGAACTAAAAGAAGAGAAAGACAAACAAGGAAAAATTAAAAAACCTAAAAGTACTTATATTTCAGTGCCAATGTCCAAAGAATTATTCTGTGAAAATATAATCAACGGTAAAGAATTTTACTACAATTTTCACAAATTAGTAAAACCATCGAAAGATAAATCAGGGAATCTTTTTTATAAAATAAAATACGAAACAAAGGAGTTGAATGAGATGATTAAAAAAATTGAATTTGATCATGAGGCAGAAAGAATCTTTGTCGAAGCTTGCCATACTGCATGGAAAAGGCGTTTGGGTAAGTTAGGCGGTGATACGAAAAAAAGTGGTGGAGGTAGTTTTGGAAACTTAGTAGCAAGAGATTTTGAACGCCTAAGAGTTGCTTTAGTTAAAAGTAAAAATTTAGAATCTTTTAGAGAAACAATTACTGATTTTTGGTCAAGGGCAGGCAATATTCCTGAATTAAGAGATAATTGGAATAAAGTAATGGTATTCTTTGAAAATGAAAATTGGAAAAAAGGAAGAGATTTAGCACTGCTTGCATTAGTGAGCTATAAAGCAGAAAATAAAAATGAAGACGAAGCATTAAATAGTATTACAAAAATAACAGAAGAAGGAGATAACAATGAGTAA